The Agrobacterium larrymoorei sequence TCTTCCGGCGTCGCTTCCGCCAGAAAGTCGTCCACACCCGCTTCGGAGGCAATCGCCGCTGCGGTAACGGGGTTGTCACCCGTGACCATGACGGTTCGGATACCCATGGCGCGCAGCGCGGCAAAACGCTCCTTGATGCCGGGTTTGACCACATCCTTCAGATGGATCACACCAAGCAGGCGGTTGCCCTCGGCAACGCCGAGGGGCGTGCCGCCTGTGCGGGCGATACGGTCCACGGCCTGGTGAAATTCGGCCGGCGCTTTGCCATCGGCGGCATCGGCGAACTTCAGGATCGCGTCAATGGCGCCCTTGCGGAAAGACTTGCCGTTTGTGTCGACGCCGGACAGACGCGTCTGCGCCGAGAAGGGGATGACGGCATCGACGGTCACCTTGGGCGAGGCAATGCCGAACTCGCCCGTCGCAAGTGCTGCGATGGAGCGACCCTCCGGTGTTTCGTCTGAAAGGCTGGCGAGGAGAGCCGCTTCCGCCACCTGTTCAGCCGGCACGCCCGGCACGGGAATGAAATCCGTCGCCATGCGATTGCCGAAGGTGATGGTGCCGGTCTTGTCGAGCAGAAGCGTATCGACATCGCCTGCGGCTTCCACCGCGCGGCCTGAGGTGGCAATCACGTTGAAGCGCACGAGACGATCCATGCCGGCAATGCCGATGGCCGAGAGCAAACCGCCGATGGTGGTCGGGATCAGCGTGACGAGAAGCGCTGCCAGGACGGTAACGGACACCAGCGTGCCGGAATATCCGGCAAGCCCCCAGACAGTGACGACGACGATCAGGAAGACAAGCGTTAGTCCAGAAAGCAGGATCGAAAGCGCAATCTCGTTTGGCGTCTTCTGGCGCTCCGCACCTTCGATCAGGGCAATCATGCGATCGACGAAGCTTGCGCCGGGCGGCGTGGTGATGCGGATTTTCAACTGGTCGGAGAGAACCTGCGTGCCACCGGTAACAGCCGAGCGGTCGCCGCCGGATTCCCGGATGACGGGAGCCGATTCCCCTGTGATCGCGCTTTCATTAACCGAGGCCACGCCTTCGATGACTTCACCATCGCCGGGAATGAGTTCGCCCGCATCGACGATGACGATGTCGCCGACCTTGAGCATCGTGGCCGCGATGCTTTCCTCTTTGCCATCTGCGCTGAGGCGGCGGGCGGAGAGGTCCGAGCGGGTACGCTTGAGGCTGTCGGCCTGGGCACGGCCGCGTCCTTCCGCCACGGCTTCGGCGAAGGTGGCGAACAGCACGGTGAACCAGAGCCAGGCTGCGATCTGGCCGGAAAAGACGGCCGTGCCGTTCTGGGCAAGAAGATCGCGGATGAAGAAGATGGTCACGACCGCCGCGACGATCTCGGTAACGAAGATCACCGGATTGCGCATCAACTGCCTGGGATCAAGCTTGATGAAGGCGTTTTTGATGGCCGGTCCGACGATGGTTGGGTCGAAGAGACCCGGTCTTGCTGGAGCCGATGAATGTGGATGTGCGGACATCTTTTTACTTTCTAGAAAGTCTGGCCGGCAAGCATCGCGAAATGTTCGACGATGGGGCCGAGTGCGAGTGCGGGGAAGAATTGCAGCCCGCCGAGAATGAGGATGATGCCGATGAGAAGGCCGACAAACAGAGGGCCGTCCGTTGGAAAGGTACCGCTGGAGGCCGGAACTCGGACTTTGGCGGCAAGCGATCCGGCAATCGCCATGACCGGTACGACATAGGCGAAGCGGCCAAGCAGCATCGAGATGCCGAGCGTGGTGTTGTACCAGCCGGTATTGCCGGAAAGTCCACCGAAAGCTGAACCGTTATTGCCGGCCGCAGAGGTGAAGGCATAGAGGATTTCCGAAAGCCCGTGTGGACCGGCGGTGCCGATGCTGGCAACGGCAAAAGGCAGCATGGCGGAAACGGCGGTGAAACCGAGAATGACGGTGGGGAGGATGAGAACCGCCAGCATGGCGAATTTCATCTCGCGACCCTCGATCTTCTTGCCGAGGAATTCTGGTGTGCGACCGACCATCAGACCCGCGACGAAGACGGACAGAAGCGCAAAAACGAGCATGCCATAGAGACCGGAACCGACGCCGCCCGGCAGAACCTCGCCAAGCTGGATAAGGAACATCGGAGCCAAGCCGCCAAGCCCGGTGAAGGAACCGAGCATGCCGTTGACGCCGCCATCCGAGAGACCTGTGGTAACAGCCGCATAAAGTGCGGTCATGGCCTGGCCGAAGCGGACTTCCTTGCCCTCCATATTGCCCTGTGCGGCATCGACGCCGATGGAGGTCAGGATTGGATTGCCGGCACTTTCGGCCCAGTAGACGGTAGCAACGCCCGCGATCAGCAGAACGGCCATTGCGGAGAGCAACACCCAGCCCTGGCGGCGGCTGCCGACCATCTGGCCGAAGGTGTAGATAAAGGCCGCTGAAATGGCGAGCATCGCGAATATGTTGAGATAGTTGGCAAGCGCTGTCGGGTTCTCGAAGGGATGGGCGGCATTGGCGTTGAAGAAGCCGCCACCATTGGTGCCGAGCTGCTTGATCGCTTCCTGGCTGGCAACGGGCCCGAGCGAGATGACCTGCTGGCTTCCCTCAAGCGTGGTCGCCGTGACGCTGGCATCCATCGTCTGCGGCAAGCCCATCGCCACGAAGGCGAGCGCGACGATGACCGCAATCGGCAGCAGCACATAGAGCGTGGCGCGTGTCATATCGACCCAGAAATTGCCGAGCGTGCTGGCCTGCGAGCGGACGAAGGCGCGAGTAAAAGCAATGGCAAGGGCCATACCGACCGCAGCAGAAAGGAAGTTCTGCACCGTCAATCCAGCCATCTGGCTGAAGTTGCTCATCGTCGCCTCGCCGGCATAGTTCTGCCAGTTGGTGTTGGTCACGAAGCTGACGGCAGTGTTGAAGGCAAGGCCCGGCTCCACATTGCCAAAACCCTGCGGATTGAAAGGGAGGAAAGCCTGGAGCCGCAGGATGCCATAGAGTGCGAGAAAGCTGGCAATGGAGAAGGCGAGCATGGACAGCGTGTAGCCAAGCCAGCTCTGCTCCTTCTTGAGGTCAACGCCTGCCGCGGCGTAAAGACCGCGTTCGATGGGAGCGAGGATCGGCGTCAACCAGGTCCGCTCACCATTGAACACATGCGCCATGTAAAGGCCGAGCGGTTTGATAACCAGAAGCACGGCGATGAAAAGGAGGCTGATCTGCAGCCACCCGAGAATTGTCATGGGATTTCTCCAGGAAAATTAGAAGCGTTCCGGACGCAGCAGGGTGATGATGAGGTAGACGCCGAGCGCAATCGCCACGACGAGGCCGAAGATGGGTTCCAGCATGGCGCAGCCTCTCAAAACCGGTTGAGGGCGCGCGCATAAAGCGCCAGCACGATCAGCGTGCCGAAGCCGAGCGCCAGAAAAAGGACATCGGGCATGGTGTTCTCCTGTTATGTCAGGAGCGCATGATGATCCTTATCTTCGTCAGATTTCGATTGGGAAGATGGAGTACCAGCATAAGGAAAACATAAAGATGGGTGGCAGGCCGAAGCGTCGGGGCGACCTGCTGCCAGCACGCCTACGTCCCAGGCCCCGACGACGAG is a genomic window containing:
- the kdpB gene encoding potassium-transporting ATPase subunit KdpB is translated as MSAHPHSSAPARPGLFDPTIVGPAIKNAFIKLDPRQLMRNPVIFVTEIVAAVVTIFFIRDLLAQNGTAVFSGQIAAWLWFTVLFATFAEAVAEGRGRAQADSLKRTRSDLSARRLSADGKEESIAATMLKVGDIVIVDAGELIPGDGEVIEGVASVNESAITGESAPVIRESGGDRSAVTGGTQVLSDQLKIRITTPPGASFVDRMIALIEGAERQKTPNEIALSILLSGLTLVFLIVVVTVWGLAGYSGTLVSVTVLAALLVTLIPTTIGGLLSAIGIAGMDRLVRFNVIATSGRAVEAAGDVDTLLLDKTGTITFGNRMATDFIPVPGVPAEQVAEAALLASLSDETPEGRSIAALATGEFGIASPKVTVDAVIPFSAQTRLSGVDTNGKSFRKGAIDAILKFADAADGKAPAEFHQAVDRIARTGGTPLGVAEGNRLLGVIHLKDVVKPGIKERFAALRAMGIRTVMVTGDNPVTAAAIASEAGVDDFLAEATPEDKLDYIRREQKGGRLIAMCGDGTNDAPALAQADVGVAMQTGTQAAREAANMVDLDSSPTKLIEIVEIGKQLLMTRGSLTTFSIANDVAKYFAIIPALFVTTYPALGILNIMALASPQSAILSAVIFNALIIIALIPLALKGVAYRPAAAASLLRRNLLVYGLGGLLLPFAGIKVIDIAVSALHLV
- the kdpA gene encoding potassium-transporting ATPase subunit KdpA, encoding MTILGWLQISLLFIAVLLVIKPLGLYMAHVFNGERTWLTPILAPIERGLYAAAGVDLKKEQSWLGYTLSMLAFSIASFLALYGILRLQAFLPFNPQGFGNVEPGLAFNTAVSFVTNTNWQNYAGEATMSNFSQMAGLTVQNFLSAAVGMALAIAFTRAFVRSQASTLGNFWVDMTRATLYVLLPIAVIVALAFVAMGLPQTMDASVTATTLEGSQQVISLGPVASQEAIKQLGTNGGGFFNANAAHPFENPTALANYLNIFAMLAISAAFIYTFGQMVGSRRQGWVLLSAMAVLLIAGVATVYWAESAGNPILTSIGVDAAQGNMEGKEVRFGQAMTALYAAVTTGLSDGGVNGMLGSFTGLGGLAPMFLIQLGEVLPGGVGSGLYGMLVFALLSVFVAGLMVGRTPEFLGKKIEGREMKFAMLAVLILPTVILGFTAVSAMLPFAVASIGTAGPHGLSEILYAFTSAAGNNGSAFGGLSGNTGWYNTTLGISMLLGRFAYVVPVMAIAGSLAAKVRVPASSGTFPTDGPLFVGLLIGIILILGGLQFFPALALGPIVEHFAMLAGQTF
- the kdpF gene encoding K(+)-transporting ATPase subunit F — protein: MLEPIFGLVVAIALGVYLIITLLRPERF